A stretch of Gemmatimonadota bacterium DNA encodes these proteins:
- the queC gene encoding 7-cyano-7-deazaguanine synthase QueC: MPLATLAPVAAGTPTVLLLSGGLDSTTLLALATRAGYAVNALTFRYGQRHGIEIDRARAIAKEWRVARHVVADIDLRLFGGSALTADVEVPKDRDAAAMAAGIPITYVPARNTIFLSFALAWAEVLGATDLLIGVNALDYSGYPDCRPEYIASYEAMANLATRSGVEGTARTRILTPLMALSKADIIRTGLALGVDYDRTISCYDPSVEGIACGHCDACVLRAKGFDEIR, translated from the coding sequence ATGCCGCTCGCGACACTGGCGCCGGTCGCCGCCGGCACCCCCACCGTCCTGCTGTTGAGCGGCGGACTCGACTCCACCACGCTCCTCGCCCTGGCGACTCGGGCGGGGTACGCGGTGAATGCGCTGACGTTCCGCTACGGCCAGCGACACGGGATCGAGATCGATCGCGCGCGCGCGATCGCGAAGGAGTGGCGGGTGGCGCGGCACGTGGTGGCCGACATCGACCTGCGCCTCTTCGGCGGCTCGGCCCTCACCGCCGACGTGGAAGTCCCGAAGGACCGCGACGCCGCGGCGATGGCGGCGGGGATCCCGATCACCTACGTGCCGGCGCGCAACACGATCTTCCTCTCGTTCGCGCTCGCCTGGGCCGAGGTGCTCGGCGCGACCGACCTGCTGATCGGCGTGAACGCGCTCGACTACAGCGGCTATCCGGACTGCCGTCCCGAGTACATCGCTTCGTACGAGGCGATGGCGAACCTCGCCACCCGCTCCGGCGTCGAGGGCACGGCCCGCACGCGCATCCTCACGCCGCTCATGGCGCTGAGCAAGGCGGACATCATCCGGACGGGACTCGCGCTCGGCGTGGATTACGACCGGACGATCTCGTGCTACGACCCGAGCGTGGAGGGGATCGCCTGCGGGCACTGTGATGCCTGCGTGCTCCGCGCGAAGGGGTTCGATGAGATACGATGA
- the queE gene encoding 7-carboxy-7-deazaguanine synthase, with product MYSVKELFYTLQGEGLQAGRPAVFCRFAGCNLWTGREQDRATAVCTFCDTDFVGIGPDGGRFETAEALAAAVASRWPDVPGGRRLVVCTGGEPLLQLDEAAIDALHAHGFEVAVETNGTQPVPRGLDWVCVSPKAAAPVVVAGGDELKLVFPQAAARPERFEGLAFRHFLLQPMDGPDREANTRAAVDYCLAHPRWRLSVQTHKVVGVR from the coding sequence CTGTATTCTGTAAAGGAGCTCTTCTATACGTTGCAGGGCGAAGGCCTCCAGGCCGGTCGCCCCGCCGTCTTCTGCCGGTTCGCCGGGTGCAATCTCTGGACCGGTCGCGAGCAGGACCGCGCGACGGCGGTCTGCACCTTCTGCGACACCGATTTCGTCGGGATCGGGCCCGATGGCGGTCGGTTCGAGACGGCCGAGGCCCTCGCGGCGGCGGTGGCGTCGCGGTGGCCGGATGTTCCCGGTGGGCGGCGCCTCGTCGTCTGCACCGGAGGGGAGCCGCTCCTGCAGCTGGACGAGGCTGCGATCGACGCCCTCCACGCGCACGGATTCGAGGTCGCCGTCGAGACCAACGGCACCCAGCCCGTCCCCCGCGGCCTCGACTGGGTCTGCGTGAGCCCCAAGGCCGCCGCCCCGGTGGTGGTCGCCGGCGGCGACGAACTCAAGCTGGTGTTCCCCCAGGCCGCCGCGCGGCCCGAGCGGTTCGAGGGGCTCGCCTTCCGGCATTTCCTGCTCCAGCCGATGGATGGACCCGATCGCGAGGCCAATACACGGGCCGCCGTCGACTACTGCCTCGCGC